From Platichthys flesus chromosome 7, fPlaFle2.1, whole genome shotgun sequence:
ACCGCTCCACGTAAACTCTGGAACAGTTTTGCCACCAGGGCTGCTGCAGTGATTTCCAGGGAGGGCGACAGTTTGATGAGATCTGTTAattaagactttttttttaatggtctTGTTGCCCTGTGGATAAACAGAAGATCCAgaataacatgtctgtgtgatGGTGGACGAGAAAGTTGTATCCATGGAGGGGAACCCTGCAATTAGTCCTGCATGGATATTAGTGGTGCGTGTCCATCTGCAATGTGTGGAgaagaaatataataaataactgaTTATTAGATCAGAAATCTACACACCTTCAGCCATGAATACAAAATCCACCTACTCAACTGTAATTAGCCTTCATTCAATGtcttaaattaacaaaaaataGTGAAATAAAGATGCTCAAGACACTTGAACAGGAGCTTGAATAATTAAGGGTTATATATGTGACTGTATGCATAGTTTATCGGCTGGGAACATCATACAGATGGTATAGTCTCTGTTCATTGCCAATACACCAACACAAGCAGAGGGATAATCAATCATACACTGTCATGCGTGCAGCCTGTCACATATAGTGCAGGTCCacactggaggggggggggggagtttctGCATGGGACACATCTGGATATTATAGGAAGAAAATTCCAACTGTTCCTGGTGCAGATGTGATGTTCAAAGTGTGGATGGGACCtagaggagtgagaggaggcGGACTGCCGGTACCGCAGTGCTCGGTGTCAGGGGGGTCCGGTGCACAACATGGATATTGACAAGCAGGGAAAGTGTGAATGGGCGAAATGGATGGAATCGATATTCACCGTGTAGTGGGTGCACACATGAGGAATCCCCCTggtgcacaacacacacacatacacacatccacacacatccTGCACGCTGCACTCACACCTGCTCCGAATGTGATGCAAAGTAAAGTCACGGCaacaattaaacattaaaactcgTGCACGTACCAGCTCCGTGGACATGTTTTGCTGAGTTGTGGCAATCATTGTAATCCGCAGCGCGTGCGCCTCTGTCGCCTGAGAACCCGCCGAGCAGCTGCACTGGAATCCTGCGGAGCTTCCGCTGCAagttcccctctctctctctctctctctctctctctctctctctctctctctctccctccccccctctctctctctctccccccatctctccctctctccaatCTGTTTATAGGCTATCGATTGGCAGAGAAATGAATCGTGACATGCTGTTGGATGTATAGATGATCGTCACTTGGCAGACTTCAGCTGTTTCAGCATTTCAGCAAACGctgaaaatgatgatgttgttgttgtggttattATATTGAAATGttatgacagatttttttctataatagacacagagacaaatacaaagaaagaaaggggcTGTTTCAGTGTTGAATGATTTTATAACTGTGTTTCTATTTGACACGTCATGTGACCAGAGGGACCACTAGTGATCGTTATTCTTTAAACATCCATAGATAAGATGGGGCCAGGactgaaatatttaatattgaaaaGTGTTGTAAGTCCAATCCACGCCTATCTGGATTTATCAGGGATGCTGGTGCAGTTCCTTCCATACTTGAAAGGTTCAGGAATGTCTCCAGCCAATTGCTTGAGTTAAGATAATCAATATGTCAGGGCTCTCACTTCATGAAGCTCCAGCGTTTCGTTGCAAGGAATAACAATTATATTGTGCAGATGGTGCCTATGTGTAAATACGATATTTGAATTTAAGGATTATATTATGTCTCAACATCAATAGGGCCTAATTAAATATCATGGACGAATAAtccaaatcaaatgaaatattgaaaGTGACCAGATGACACCTCATATGCACATTTCAAGTAATATATACTAAGTATAATGTAATCATGATGGCACTCtgatttttcatttctttttattgctctTCTGTGTAAACTGATATTGAGTTTCCTCTCAGACCATTTAGCTTTAATGGATTCGACATAAACCATAAAAATGAGGATTTAAAGTAAAGAGATAACTTCCATTAAGAGGTTTGGTGCAGAGTTATTTTTCAAATTCCTTtatgatatttaaatgtttttaacctTAATTCACTCCAAGAAAAAAACCAAACGTTATTTCGCGCGTACTTTCTTTACTTTGAAAGTTTCAGACCGGAAGTTTGTTGTTGCCTCTCTTGATTCTCCACGTTTCTGTTTcttaaatgtcacacacacagaataccCGCGTCCCAGGAACATTATTACATCAGATATTAACAAAACGGACATTTTCCATGATCTATTTTACTGGTTTCTGTCTGTTATTGATCTCAAGGCGCGaccagacaaaaacaaagggtTGGGCCTTATTCTGAAACGTCCCAATCGGAAGTCGTCTCTCTTCCCCTTGACGCGGGCGCAACCCTCGTCGCTGATTGGCTGCCGGCTCCATTTGAATTAAAACGCGCTGGAGGAAGCGGCGGCGGCGGAAGGACGAAAGAGACTCTAGTGTGtgtcttaaaaaaaaggaaacagaaaaaggtgGAAACATCTTCACCGACACAACCGACACGGTTCCTGCGGTCCTGCGTCGCTCCACAGCGGGTAAGGTGGGGACATTAAGGCCGAATATTGTTTGTTAACGCGGGCTAACGGGGACCCGggtcagcggcagcagcagctaacAACCGCcgcattgtgtgtctgtggttcttTGAGTGAACGTGTTAAACTGGAGCTTCAGGGCAGAAAGTGACGAAACTGAATCAAACGCATGTGAAGAATCAACGATATGTAAATATTGTGGTTTAATGGAGCTTTTTTATTCGCCATTGAACTTGACGATAATTTTCTTAACATTTAATTAAGGGGAAGTCTTCAGTTTGAAAAACAaccacacgcgcgcacacacacacacacacacacacacacacacacacacacaccttcactgTGCTCCAATACtacttattttttaataatctctcaatttaattaaatttaaggTCAGTAAAAAGAATTAATCAAATCCATACGTGTAAGAACTTGTCTCCAGATGTTGATTCTAACATGTTGGACAACTTAGATCGTGGTCTCTGCTCCCATTAAGATCTGTGTTACTTTACATTCATTGTTCTTCTAATGGTCATAATCCTTTCTCAGTTATTGttgatatttgttattttgtagGGTTTCGAttaaatgcctttttttttgtgtgtgttttataatgaGGAACTCAATGCCGGTCAGGATTCACAGCTGAAATGTTTTaatgctgttgtgttttcagttaaatctttaaatctgtCTCAGGTCTACGGATTTAGATTTTCCGTgtcctgtgtctctttgtgtaaTCCCAGAGACGTCAGGGCTCTGCAGGGGTCAAACCATCTGCTGCACATGACTCCATGATCCTTCGGCTGCTGAATATGTGTCTTTATAACTCCTGGTTTCTGATGCCTTAGATATGAACCCTCTAAACTGGCCCAGGGCTTTGTTTTTCAAGGTATTTATCTTCTAATGTGTCTGTTTCAAGGGTCCTGACTTTTTAGACATCATGGAGACTGCTGTGATGAGCCTGCAAAGCTTATACGATAACCTGAGGACGCAAGTGGACCTCCTCAATGACAACATTGAACCCAGTAAGTAGCCTGTGGTTGTtggttttatctttttaaagtcGATCATTTGACACAACTGCGACAGATCAGACACTTTACATTGTgcatctctctctatctcccccccCAACCCAGACTTCATTCAGATGGCACAAAACTTTGATGACTGCCGTCGCAAATGGCAGAGGGCGGAGCAGGATCTGGGGTCCTGCAAAGAGATTCTCACCAAAACCGAGACGGAGAGGGGATCCCTGGAGGTCAAACTGAAACACGCCCGCAACCAAGTGGATGTGGAGATCCGGCGCAGACAAAAGGCTGAGGCCGACTGCGAGAAGCTGGTATGTTGAGTCAAAGTGGAACAGCTGTTTACTGATGTGTTCATCTGCCTGGTCTGTGTAGTTTCTTACATATATGTGTGGGCACTGCTTGTATGTTTATAATACAGGACCGTCAAATTCTGTTGATTCGCGACCTGCTGACCAGCGAAGGATCAAGCAACAGCATCCAGCTGAGTGCAGAGCAGCGCTCGGCTCTGGCCTTCCTGAACCCGAACTCTCAGGCGTCCACCTCTCTGAATACCAGCCGAAGGTAAGAACTCACCAATACCCAACGGCTGAGCTTAGCCACATAGCTGCATTTGGACACAATGAGAATGTTTAAAGTCCCctgtgttttttaacatgttttttgttgtgtgacTCAACGCCTGATGCTTGCATTTAAAGTGTGAGCATCAGCATTGTTACCTTCATTTTATCACCAAAGCacaatgcatcctgggatagGTTAGCCTGAGAATGATCCACTTATTGGAGACCTAGTTGCTCTGGGATGGAAGGACActttcttcagctgcttttaaaagAGAACTGGGAATGTATAGTGGTTTCACTCTGACCCATTCAGAAGGATGTGGCTCAAGTGCAAATTCCTTGTAGATGTacacctacttggcaataaatactttctgattctgtaTGGAGCCAACGCTAGAGTATTAGGTCCCAcagcattcacttcctgtttctggtCATGAAGCGAGTCTGTGTTAGAATCAGTGGTGTTTCGGCAAGTTTAGAAACATATAGGGTCCAGTATTCCCTGTGGTTTAGCCTGTGGGGGGGTTCATTTGCGTGTGAGACCATCTGACACTTAAGAGGCCGAGGCAAGACAAGGTTGTATTCACAAACCTACTTCAAAGTGGGAATGTTACTTCCTTCTATGAATTTCCATCCGTCTATCACATGAATGTGGTCGGTCACACTTTCAGATCACTCTCGTCTTTCagctgcatttcttttcaaGTAGCATAAGAGGATGTAGTTGTGTGTAAAACAATTTGcaatacatttttgtgtgtgaatcaATACTGAACACATTTCTGTTTCATCTTACAGACTGAAAACGATAGACGAGTCCGCCTCCATCTTGTCAGATATCAGTTATGACAAAACGGATGATTCTCTTGTAAGTACCTTTCTTTTCAGCATCGTTTAGACTTAAAGTAAAATGATGGACGGTGAAATAAACTCCTGTGATTCTGGAGTCTGATTCGGATGTGCTTGATTTGTGACAGGACTGGGACTCGTCCAACGTGAGGACGGTACGCCTCAAGAAACGAGAAAAAAGGGTAAGTTAGGTTTCAGGGTTTTGAACGCACAACTTCCTGTTCGCTGCAGGTTTGAGTTTAAAGAGGTCATGTCCGCTCCTTTTTATTTCAGCGCTCTTCCAGAAACCGGGTGGATGGTCCTCCACTTGCCTCCAAACGGAGTCGATCAACAGGCAGAACTTCAGAGAGGGTAGGCTCCCTGCTCCAGTCTGGACAGCATTCATTTTTTATGATATTACAGATTAAACAAGCACTTAAAGACTATGGAGTTCAAATTTGGCAAATGCTCCAAACTTAAAGCTAATTGGATGCTCTTGAGAAGCACATGTGGCTTTAATGtataacatattttatgtggttatttttaaagttaacatatttattatttgttttatttgtgacaGGGAAATGAGACTCTGGTTACAATGACCACAGTGACTGTCCCTGCTGATGGAGGACCTGTTGAGGCCATTTCTACCATTGAAACTCTTCCTTACTGGACTCGCAGCAGGGGAAGGACTGgtaagatattattattatgatgaaaaATGTTTCCTTGGTCCCttattaatatatacataacCAAACTAATGTTAGTTTGCTAAAATTAGCTGATTTATTCTCATTAATCCAACTCTATATCAGATGATATTAAAAGTCAATTGAGGGCCTTTCATGTTGTACCTTTTGGCAGTAACGTTCTGTTGTGAAATTCTTGCCCCACATTCTATTGTTGATTTTAGATTTAATTCATTGAAaacaatgcttttattttgaagtaaaGTCAACATGATATATTTTGGCGCTATTTTGAAAAGAACAGTTTAAGTCAAATTGTGCAAACTGTGCCTATTTGTGTATTATCTCTAAATAAacctcattattttttttatatatgtctgAATAAACAGCAGCAATGATTCAACTCAACTGCAGACTGGTGTTGGAATGTAACTCCCAGGTATTGTTTTGCCATCTCTTCCTGTTCAGCTGCCATGGAGTGGGCCTCTGAAGCTGTCCCGTCTGAGGATGTCTTCAAACAGCCGAGCGTCCCCGAGGTGGAGCAGAGACAAGCGCCCAGCACTCCTCAGAGCACCGGAGGTGTCCGTCTCCATGAGTTTGTCTCCAAAACTGTAAGAGTGCAAAGTGTGTGAGGAAACTGCAGAGTGAATGAATCTGACTTTTAGGGTTTAATGATGGTTCTGCCAATAAGTTTGATCCAACCTGGCACCGGATTTAATGGGTTGGTCAATCATCTGTTTGCAGAATTTTAAAGGATAGTTTGTTTGCCAAAGTATTTCTGTTGTTGTCTGTACAGAGCAGCTTTGGCAGCAGTATTTAACGATTTCTAACTGCTGCTGGTCCCAATGTGTTCAGCTCTGTTAACGCAGCGCTTTAAAAAAAGCGACAATTTTTACCagctcctcccacctcctgtCTCAGGTCATTAAGCCTGAGTCCTGCGTGCCGTGTGGAAAGAGGATCAAGTTCGGCAAGATCTCACTGAAGTGCCGCGACTGCCGGGTCGTCTCTCACCCCGAGTGTCGCCAGCGTTGCCCTCTGCCATGCATCCCCACCATGGCTGGCACCCCGGTCAAGATCGGGGAGGTGTGTGAGAACTTTTGTTTTCCCCAATATGATCTACTTCTCTCttgatgtgcacacacatgtgAAAGTTCCAACACTTGACCCCGTTTCTGCTCCGTTCCCAGGGCGTGCTCGCAGACTACGTCCCCAGCACATCACCCAGGATCCCTCCTCTCGTGGTCCACTGCATCAGTGAGATCGAGCAAAGAGGCCTGCATGAGGTTAGTGGTGTTTTCATGTCCCGGGGAGACCCAGAGGTCAGAGGGACGACCAGGCTTCTCATCCCAGTCGTTATTTTTTAACGTGTCCCCCATAAACCGAGACAGAGCTGTGACTGAGCTTTAACAATCTGTTCCAGGGAGATAAAATTTGTAATTGGGCTTTAGAAAGCCTCCTCGGTCGGCTCGGCTCgtctttctggtgttttatgattCCCCCCCGCCCACTGATTTCTCACTTTCACCCTGTGAATGGGCAACACTGCACATGTTGCCTTacaaatgttgttgtttgcacCATTTAGTGTTGTGGTAAATGGGCTTAAGCTCCACTGACAAGTCACTTAATAGAGTGTGGAAACGATTTGGTCTCAGAAAAATGTGATGCTTCAAAGCTCTTTTGCTAATCAGTGTTATTTCGGTGCCCTGATAGAATAAAACCACCAGATGAATAACGCATCAGAGGTTCTGGGGACTTTGAGTTTTTGGTTAAgaatcataattataataattaataataagcTCAATATCCGTAGCTTCTTGAGTGGTGATAGGAGAGAATTACCTTGGAATGTGGAAAACTATCACTGGTGTTTTTGTCAGCATTTCTCTCAGATTTAAGAATAACCAGCAGATTTATCCTGAGTTTTGCATCTTCATTAGTTCAGGGTTAAGTTCAgtcaagaaaatgaaaagtacaTAATCGTATTTCTTCCCCCTCAGGCGGGACTGTATCGTCTGTCCGGGGCCGATCGCacagtgaaggagctgaaggagaagtTCCTCCGCAGCAGGACCGTTCCCGTGCTGAGCAAGGTGGACGACATCCACGCCGTCACCTGCCTCCTCAAGGACTTCCTGAGGAACCTGAAGGAGCCTCTCCTCACCTTCCGCTTGAACCGCACCTTCATGGAGGCAGCCggtacgcgtgtgtgtgttttagaaacGATGCTGGTCCTCGGGCAAAAGCACTGGTACACGAAGTAAAAGCTGTTTATAAATAACTGCAGCTTTGTGTAACTCGTGAATGGACAACAGAACTGTACCCGCAGACCCTTTCAATTCAGGTTTCATAAGTGTTCCCATCTTGTTCAGAACGAATGACAAAACAAGTTCTTTAGTTTATTGTCCTCTGCTGACAAAACActtccctcttttcttcctcagaGGTTTCAGATGACGACAACAGCATCGCTCTGATGTACCAAACCATTAGCGACCTGCCAAAGCCCAACAGAGACACGCTGGCTTTCTTAGCCCTTCACCTTCAGAGGTTGGCAGCTACTCTCCTCTGAATAACGCAATAAAACCGGGAACAAATCTACGAATGTCTCAGTGCAGCCGGTTAGAAAATGTTCAGCCTGCTTTGAATTTGTAGCAGGGTTGGATTTACTGATTCATTTGATGCTCTAGTCTCCCTGTCAACGCACTTTAATGTAGCTGAAACCCTCTAAGTAGATTTGTTTAATTGCTTTGGGCAAAAATGTGATCTGAGTTTTATTAACAGCTCACTTGTATCTAAATGGAGTGAGAAACTTTGTACTTTTCCTAGAAATGAATGAATCTGTATTAACCTTAAGTCGTTGTGGccatttgatttcatttaatagacattttaataaaaccttTCAGAGTCGCAGACAGTTTGGACACTAAGATGGACGTCAGTAACCTGGCTCGAGTTTTTGGACCAACTATCGTGGGTCATGCTGTTGCCAACCCAGATCCAATGACAATCCTGCAGGACACTAAGCGCCAGCCCAGGGTAGGTCACAACAACATGTCATGTCTCGTGTACAGTGTATAATGTTTCTTCAGGTGTTACTCGTACAAAATAGTGTTTAGAAAATCGTAAAGGTTATAAATAGGATAGTCGCTGCCTTCAGCTCTAGCAGCAGTTTCCCAGACCCAAACAAATGCTTGGTTGGTCTCCCCGACCCTGTTTGTTCATGTTCTCATTATGTTGTTGCAAAGCCCATCAAGACGGCtccagacacacaaccacaagcACAAATGAATAAAGTCGCACTGTACAAAAGAGACGACAATTAAAAGAACAAACCAGCTGCCGGCTGGGCTCCTCGGGTTTCCTGTTCATGTCGGAGAATTCACTCGGGACTCTTCATtcgaagaaaagaaaaagtgttttttgaacTTGCAGCCTGAAGCTCAGCACACTTAGCTGGACCTCATAGTGGCCAGCGGCTAGTTACCATGGCTGGCATCATTATCATTGCTTTGCCCTGTGTAGCCCATAATGACTGTATTGAAATGAGGGTGAGCTGCTGGGTTCCTGATTTATTTCTCTGGTCTGTTTCACCGCAGTAAAATCCAGCCAATCTTTTCCCAGCGAcgttttctctttatttgaaCAAACTAATGTAAACAGAGCGGCTGATATGAGATTAGATCTCAAGCATAACACTTGATTGCATTCAATGACCGTTTCCTGAGTAGCTTGTGCTCGTGGAGTCGATCTGTGCCCAAGCACAGGAATTAATTCAAACTAAAAGAGACTGATCGTAAACCTGATAATCtaagaaattatatttaattatcttTTACCCCATAAGTTAATAACGAGGCAAACGGGCCTAAAAAATAGATTTGaggttttaatattaaaaaaaaagggtcgAGATCAGAATAAGTAGTGGAAACATTAAGATTGAGACTGAACTCCCAAATTTTGTGACCACCAAAAATCTGTAATCTTTATAATTATaacacagtttttcttttatgtgtAATTCCTCTTCGTCTTGCTCGAGGCGTCTTCCTCACCAGTGATGCACTTTTGAAAGAGGATGAGGCAACACGCTGAAATAACACCGATCCCTTCCCGTTCAGGTCGTGGAGCGGCTGCTGACTCTGCCAGTGGAATACTGGGCCCCCTTTGTGAACGTGGGAAACGAGCATCCGAACTTGGACCACCTGATCATCGAGAATGCAAACTGCTACACCCCCGAGAGAGGTAAacctttttgtgtgttgtcCCTCAGCGTTGTTGCGAGTGTGGCCGCTGTTATTTGGAGAGCTGTCCTCTCAACCTGGTGTATTTGCTGTTTGCAGTGAGCATGCTGGGACCTCTGACCACGCCGGAGCACCAGCTCAACAAAACCCCGTCCACCAGCTCCTTGTCTCAGCGCATGAAGTCCTCTCTGACTCCCAGGTAAACACACCAGCAGAGTCTCCCCCCTGCTCGGCTTCAACACTGTTTCTACAATCAATGATCTAATGATTAACTGACTTAAGAATGACTGCCATGTACTACTGAGCAATAAGTTAATTAAGACGTGGGGTATTCTGACGTGTCGTCATTTATACGTCTCACTCACAGTATATAGTCCTTTTGAGTTTTTCACAGCATACGACAGTTATGATGTGGATGATTTCCACCAGTGTAAACAAGATGGAAAGATAAGGGGAGCTGTGGTTTATAGTAGCATCGTAAATTGAGCCGTTTCAGGTCGATACGAGGAGTTCTATTCAAACTATGCCCTCTCACATGTagacataaatatattattctACTGTACGGGTTCATTAAAAGGTTGGAATATCTC
This genomic window contains:
- the racgap1 gene encoding rac GTPase-activating protein 1, which produces METAVMSLQSLYDNLRTQVDLLNDNIEPNFIQMAQNFDDCRRKWQRAEQDLGSCKEILTKTETERGSLEVKLKHARNQVDVEIRRRQKAEADCEKLDRQILLIRDLLTSEGSSNSIQLSAEQRSALAFLNPNSQASTSLNTSRRLKTIDESASILSDISYDKTDDSLDWDSSNVRTVRLKKREKRRSSRNRVDGPPLASKRSRSTGRTSERGNETLVTMTTVTVPADGGPVEAISTIETLPYWTRSRGRTAAMEWASEAVPSEDVFKQPSVPEVEQRQAPSTPQSTGGVRLHEFVSKTVIKPESCVPCGKRIKFGKISLKCRDCRVVSHPECRQRCPLPCIPTMAGTPVKIGEGVLADYVPSTSPRIPPLVVHCISEIEQRGLHEAGLYRLSGADRTVKELKEKFLRSRTVPVLSKVDDIHAVTCLLKDFLRNLKEPLLTFRLNRTFMEAAEVSDDDNSIALMYQTISDLPKPNRDTLAFLALHLQRVADSLDTKMDVSNLARVFGPTIVGHAVANPDPMTILQDTKRQPRVVERLLTLPVEYWAPFVNVGNEHPNLDHLIIENANCYTPERVSMLGPLTTPEHQLNKTPSTSSLSQRMKSSLTPRFGSKSKSAVGIGRQGKFFASPLLK